In a single window of the Dromaius novaehollandiae isolate bDroNov1 chromosome 17, bDroNov1.hap1, whole genome shotgun sequence genome:
- the BRI3BP gene encoding BRI3-binding protein — protein MAAGRLPALRLLALLALLLGGAAPRGAWAARGRGAEKQNSLRRAASGLYQGVSGLFGEDNVRALQKFFSRLTERFVNGVDILMDTFWRIWTDLLDVLGIDASNLTHYFSPAAIANNPTRALLLIGAILLAYWFLSLFLGFFFSLLHMMFGRFFWIARVALFTLSCVYILQKYEGDPEHAVLPLCFVVAVYFMTGPVGFYWRRNSNSSLEEKMDHLDSQIRLLNIRLSRVIENLDRGSDQ, from the exons atggcggcggggcggctgccggcgctgcggctgctggccctgctcgccctgctgctgggcggcgcggcgccgcgcggcgcctgggcagcgcggggccgcggcgccgagaAGCAGAACAGcctgcgccgcgccgccagcGGCCTCTACCAGGGCGTCAGCGGCCTCTTCGGCGAGGACAACGTGCGGGCCCTGCAGAAG tttttctcAAGGCTGACTGAGAGGTTTGTGAATGGGGTGGATATATTAATGGACACATTCTGGAGAATATGGACTGATCTATTAGATGTTCTTGGAATTGACG cctCCAACTTGACTCATTATTTCAGCCCAGCAGCAATTGCCAACAACCCAACCCGTGCTCTTCTACTGATTGGTGCCATTTTACTTGCCTATTGGTTTTTATCTCTCTTCCTTGGattcttcttctctctcctgcATATGATGTTTGGTCGCTTTTTCTGGATTGCAAGGGTTGCCCTTTTTACCCTCTCGTGTGTGTACATCCTCCAGAAATATGAAGGTGATCCAGAACATGCagtcctgcctctctgctttgttGTAGCAGTTTATTTCATGACCGGGCCTGTTGGATTTTACTGGAgaagaaacagcaacagcagccttGAGGAGAAGATGGACCACCTCGATAGTCAGATCAGACTTCTGAATATACGTCTTTCTAGGGTGATTGAAAACCTGGACAGAGGCAGTGACCAATGA